The Bacteroidales bacterium genome includes a region encoding these proteins:
- the rlmB gene encoding 23S rRNA (guanosine(2251)-2'-O)-methyltransferase RlmB gives MIKSSDMIFGIRAVAEAISAGKEVDKILIRKDLSGELAGELFEMLRGSNIVVQRVPQEKLNSITRKNHQGVIAFISPINYQPIEEIVASLYEQGKVPFILVLDHLTDVRNFGAIARTAECAGVDAIIIPSKGSVSVTADAVKTSAGALMNIPVCRVQSLYNSVKYLKDCGLQIMGASEKSNINYTDADMTTPLALVMGAEDKGISTEILSLTDTTVSLPQYGKIASLNVSVAAGVMIYEVLRQRK, from the coding sequence ATGATAAAGAGTAGCGATATGATATTTGGCATTCGTGCCGTAGCAGAAGCAATATCAGCAGGAAAAGAGGTAGATAAAATATTAATTCGCAAAGATCTCTCTGGAGAGTTGGCAGGAGAACTCTTTGAAATGTTGCGAGGAAGTAACATTGTAGTGCAACGCGTACCACAAGAGAAGTTAAACTCAATCACACGAAAAAATCATCAAGGAGTAATAGCGTTTATCTCACCAATAAATTATCAACCTATCGAAGAGATAGTAGCATCACTATATGAGCAAGGTAAAGTTCCATTTATCTTAGTGCTTGATCATCTAACAGATGTTCGCAATTTTGGAGCAATAGCACGTACTGCCGAGTGTGCAGGAGTAGATGCAATAATAATACCCTCAAAGGGAAGCGTGTCGGTAACAGCAGATGCGGTAAAAACATCGGCAGGAGCATTAATGAATATACCAGTCTGTCGAGTACAATCATTATATAACAGTGTTAAGTATCTAAAAGATTGTGGTTTGCAAATAATGGGAGCCTCTGAAAAATCGAATATCAATTACACCGATGCCGATATGACAACACCATTGGCATTGGTAATGGGAGCCGAAGACAAAGGCATCTCAACAGAGATACTATCGCTCACAGATACAACAGTATCGCTACCTCAATATGGAAAAATAGCCTCATTAAATGTATCGGTTGCAGCAGGAGTAATGATATATGAAGTATTGCGTCAGCGTAAATAA